One window of Triticum dicoccoides isolate Atlit2015 ecotype Zavitan chromosome 5A, WEW_v2.0, whole genome shotgun sequence genomic DNA carries:
- the LOC119298616 gene encoding cytochrome P450 87A3-like, with product MESYSLSYASLCGLAVVVAGWLLHCVYKWRNPPCNIGRLPPGSMGFPLVGETFQFLRPSPSLDIPAFYKQRLERYGRLFKTNLVGHPVVVSMDAEVNRFIFQQEGKLFRSWYPDTANSIFGKDSMVYYDGSVHKYVRSFAARLFGIDSLRDVLFAEMEHSVTQNLAVWATEPFIEVKDAVATMIFDHMAKKLIGFGPDKSRKLRKNFDAFFQGMVSFPLYFPGTTFYGCIQGRKKLQNVLKDLLKERLSTPQMRHGDFLDEVVDELRSGTGTMNEKFAVDFVAALLFGTFATISSALAVGMKLLSDHPNVVESLKEEHEAILKKREDGRTGITWDEYKSMTFTAQVTNEIVRISNVSPGIFRKALTDVPVKGYTIPAGWLVMISPMAIHLNPELYEDPLTFNPWRWQDESKKSTLLKNFMPFGGGTRHCVGAEFSKIQIAIFLHTLVTNYRWKEIKGGDVQRITEVVFPTGYHIQIIPREG from the exons ATGGAGAGCTACTCGCTGTCATATGCATCCCTGTGCGGCCTTGCAGTTGTTGTAGCAGGCTGGCTGCTACACTGCGTGTACAAGTGGAGGAATCCTCCCTGCAACATTGGGAGGCTCCCTCCTGGATCCATGGGCTTCCCTCTCGTTGGCGAGACCTTCCAGTTCCTCAGGCCAAGCCCTTCTCTCGATATCCCAGCCTTCTACAAGCAAAGGCTGGAAAG GTATGGCCGGCTGTTCAAGACGAACCTGGTGGGTCACCCTGTGGTGGTGTCCATGGACGCCGAGGTGAACCGCTTCATCTTCCAGCAGGAAGGCAAGCTGTTCCGTAGCTGGTACCCGGACACGGCCAACAGCATCTTCGGAAAGGACAGCATGGTCTACTACGACGGTTCCGTCCACAAGTACGTCCGCAGCTTCGCGGCCAGGCTCTTCGGCATCGACAGCCTCCGGGACGTGCTCTTCGCTGAGATGGAGCACAGCGTGACGCAGAACCTGGCCGTGTGGGCCACGGAGCCTTTCATTGAGGTCAAGGACGCCGTGGCCACG ATGATATTTGACCACATGGCCAAGAAACTTATTGGTTTTGGCCCCGACAAGTCAAGGAAGCTTAGGAAGAACTTCGATGCCTTCTTCCAGGGAATGGTCTCATTCCCGCTGTATTTCCCTGGGACAACATTCTACGGATGCATACAG GGAAGGAAAAAGCTTCAAAATGTACTCAAGGACCTACTAAAAGAAAGGCTCAGTACACCTCAGATGCGACACGGCGATTTCCTCGACGAGGTGGTCGACGAGCTCCGGAGTGGGACAGGAACGATGAACGAGAAATTTGCTGTAGATTTTGTTGCCGCCCTCTTGTTCGGCACCTTTGCGACGATCTCGTCAGCGCTTGCGGTCGGTATGAAGCTCCTCAGCGACCATCCTAACGTAGTAGAATCACTCAAG gaggagcatgaAGCGATTCTCAAGAAAAGAGAGGATGGAAGAACTGGGATCACATGGGATGAATACAAGTCCATGACATTCACTGCTCAG GTCACGAATGAGATAGTTCGCATCAGTAACGTGTCCCCTGGAATATTCAGGAAAGCACTGACAGATGTGCCAGTGAAAG GCTACACGATTCCCGCCGGTTGGCTGGTGATGATCAGCCCCATGGCTATCCATCTGAACCCAGAATTATATGAAGATCCACTAACCTTTAATCCATGGAGGTGGCAG GATGAGTCGAAGAAGAGCACTCTACTCAAGAACTTCATGCCATTCGGAGGGGGGACGAGGCATTGTGTGGGAGCAGAGTTCAGCAAGATTCAGATCGCCATCTTCCTCCACACCTTGGTGACAAACTACCG ATGGAAGGAGATAAAAGGAGGCGACGTGCAACGCATAACGGAGGTCGTGTTTCCAACAGGCTATCACATCCAGATAATCCCAAGGGAGGGATAA